The Flavobacterium piscisymbiosum genome includes a region encoding these proteins:
- a CDS encoding glycoside hydrolase family 3 C-terminal domain-containing protein — protein sequence MKNLTLYIVFLLSVNLVLSQQKQYPFQDPKLDTEKRIDNLLSLMTLDEKVQALSTNPSIKRLGVTGTGHVEGLHGLALGGPGEWGGKNKPPVTTTTFPQAYGLGETWDVELLQKVAQVEGYETRYAFQKYHRGGLVVRAPNADIARDPRWGRTEESYGEDAFFNGKMTVAFVKGLQGNHPKYWQTASLMKHFLANSNEDGRTYTSSDFDERLWREYYALPFYMGVVEGGSRAYMAAYNKVNGIPAMVHPMLKNITQKEWGQNGIICTDGGAFKLLLSDHKYYDNQYLGAAAAVKAGINQFLDEYIEGVYGALSHGYLKEKDIDAVIRGNYRIMIKLGMLDVSEDNPYSKIGTGKDTIDPWKTEAHKKIALEATQKSIVLLKNDSGLLPLQKEKLKTIAVIGPRADEVLLDWYSGTPPYIISPLQGIKNKLGNNVEVRYAKNNIDGKAAEIAKKADVVIVIVGNHPVCNAGWANCPVPSEGKEAVDRQSLTLEQEDLIKVVYQANPKTVVALISSFPYAINWTQEHVPAIVHMTQNSQETGTALADVLFGDYNPAGRLTQTWVKDITDLPALLDYNIRNGRTYMYFKGKPLYAFGHGLSYTTFKYNLVETNSETIAKNGELKVTVSITNTGNKDGDEVVQLYVKQLNSKVERAQKELKAF from the coding sequence ATGAAAAACCTCACCCTGTATATTGTTTTTCTTTTGTCGGTCAATTTGGTGTTATCACAACAAAAGCAATATCCTTTTCAGGATCCTAAATTAGATACTGAAAAGCGTATTGATAATTTGTTATCGTTGATGACCCTGGATGAAAAAGTTCAGGCTCTAAGCACGAATCCGTCGATAAAAAGATTGGGCGTTACAGGAACAGGACATGTAGAAGGATTGCACGGTTTGGCACTTGGCGGACCGGGAGAATGGGGAGGAAAAAATAAACCACCCGTTACAACCACCACTTTTCCTCAAGCTTATGGTTTGGGAGAAACATGGGATGTTGAACTGCTTCAAAAAGTAGCACAGGTTGAAGGTTACGAAACACGTTATGCATTCCAGAAATACCATCGCGGCGGATTAGTCGTTCGAGCTCCAAATGCTGATATCGCAAGAGATCCGCGTTGGGGACGTACCGAAGAAAGTTATGGAGAAGATGCTTTTTTTAATGGAAAAATGACTGTTGCGTTTGTAAAAGGATTGCAGGGAAATCATCCTAAATATTGGCAAACGGCTTCGCTAATGAAACACTTTTTGGCCAACAGCAATGAAGATGGCAGAACTTATACATCATCTGATTTTGACGAAAGATTGTGGAGAGAATATTATGCTTTGCCTTTTTATATGGGCGTTGTCGAAGGCGGCTCGCGCGCTTATATGGCAGCCTATAATAAAGTAAACGGAATTCCGGCAATGGTACATCCAATGCTTAAAAATATTACCCAAAAAGAATGGGGACAAAACGGAATTATTTGCACCGATGGAGGCGCATTCAAATTATTGCTTTCAGATCATAAATATTACGACAATCAATATCTTGGTGCTGCAGCTGCGGTAAAAGCAGGAATCAATCAGTTTTTAGATGAATATATAGAAGGCGTTTATGGAGCACTTTCGCATGGATATTTAAAAGAAAAAGATATTGATGCTGTTATTCGCGGTAATTACAGAATCATGATCAAACTTGGGATGTTGGATGTTTCAGAAGATAATCCATATTCTAAAATTGGAACAGGAAAAGATACCATTGATCCGTGGAAAACAGAAGCGCATAAAAAAATCGCTTTAGAAGCCACTCAAAAATCGATTGTTTTACTTAAAAATGACTCGGGATTATTGCCTTTACAAAAAGAGAAACTAAAAACAATTGCCGTAATCGGACCTCGTGCTGATGAAGTATTGCTGGATTGGTACAGCGGAACGCCACCTTATATTATTTCTCCTTTACAGGGAATTAAAAATAAATTGGGGAATAATGTTGAAGTTCGTTACGCTAAAAACAATATTGACGGCAAAGCAGCAGAAATTGCTAAAAAAGCAGATGTTGTAATTGTAATTGTAGGGAATCATCCGGTTTGTAACGCAGGCTGGGCAAATTGTCCCGTTCCGAGTGAAGGAAAAGAAGCTGTCGATCGTCAATCATTGACTTTAGAACAAGAAGATTTAATAAAAGTCGTGTATCAGGCCAATCCTAAAACTGTTGTTGCCCTGATTAGCAGTTTTCCGTATGCCATAAATTGGACACAAGAACATGTTCCGGCAATTGTACACATGACACAAAACAGTCAGGAAACCGGAACGGCTTTGGCCGATGTTTTATTTGGAGATTACAATCCTGCCGGACGTTTGACGCAAACCTGGGTAAAAGACATTACCGATTTACCTGCATTATTAGATTATAATATCCGCAATGGCAGAACGTATATGTATTTTAAAGGCAAACCCTTATATGCTTTTGGTCACGGATTGAGTTATACGACTTTCAAATACAATTTGGTTGAAACCAATTCTGAAACCATTGCGAAAAATGGAGAATTAAAAGTTACTGTTTCTATTACGAATACAGGAAATAAAGATGGAGACGAAGTTGTTCAGTTGTATGTAAAACAATTAAATTCAAAAGTAGAACGTGCCCAAAAAGAACTAAAAGCATTTTAG
- a CDS encoding RagB/SusD family nutrient uptake outer membrane protein, which yields MKNTYLYIFCLSLLSLGSCSLETEPLTPIDTSFYKTKDDAYVALVGCYDGLQVATGGAGVGVPVLSEVMSDNCFGGTGNSDPYNYAVMDEFDTSRSPSDVDILNTNWIAYYKGIYRCNMLLSKMDQIEWEGDTALRNTYESETKFIRAYLYFEMTRIWGSVPLLTVPTSENVPQATPEEIYKVIAEDLVFASNNLPTEAYNAKPNGRITKWAAKSLLGRVYLYYTGYYGKSDLVGVVSKAQALGHLEDVIASSGHGLVADFSTLWPAASVDKYAGEGNREFVFSIKYTYTSDYDGNTDSNQWMVMFGMREFSSYPYGRGWGVTVNSKLWNAYTTTDTRRTASIIGVDEEKIPFDKKNSQREYTGYYNKKYSPMVNKDGVDLPIAMGSRFWDISQFQDYVVLRYADVLLMAAELGSGNAQNYFDEVRRRAYKENFVALPVNADNILNERRLEFALEGVRYYDLLRQGIGKASSAIAESTTLLNGGVPTTKTISVGKIQETKGLMQIPNTQITLSGGLLKQNAGW from the coding sequence ATGAAAAATACATATTTATATATTTTCTGTTTGAGTTTATTGTCTCTGGGTTCTTGTAGTTTAGAAACAGAGCCTTTGACTCCAATAGATACAAGTTTTTACAAAACCAAAGACGATGCTTATGTAGCATTAGTAGGTTGTTATGATGGATTGCAGGTAGCAACAGGCGGAGCAGGAGTGGGAGTTCCTGTGTTAAGTGAAGTAATGTCTGATAATTGTTTTGGAGGTACAGGAAATTCAGATCCTTACAATTATGCAGTTATGGATGAGTTTGATACTTCAAGATCTCCTTCAGATGTTGACATACTTAATACCAACTGGATCGCTTATTACAAAGGAATTTATCGTTGTAATATGTTATTGTCCAAAATGGATCAGATTGAATGGGAAGGCGATACTGCTTTAAGAAATACATACGAATCTGAGACTAAATTTATCAGGGCTTATCTTTATTTTGAAATGACCCGTATATGGGGAAGTGTGCCTTTGTTGACAGTACCAACTTCTGAAAATGTTCCGCAGGCAACTCCTGAAGAAATTTATAAAGTAATAGCAGAAGATTTGGTTTTTGCATCAAACAATTTACCTACAGAAGCTTATAATGCGAAACCAAACGGACGCATTACAAAATGGGCAGCAAAATCTTTACTAGGACGCGTTTATTTATACTACACAGGATATTACGGAAAATCTGATTTAGTTGGTGTAGTAAGTAAAGCACAGGCATTAGGACATTTAGAAGATGTTATCGCTTCTAGTGGTCATGGTTTAGTAGCTGATTTTTCTACGCTGTGGCCAGCTGCTTCAGTAGATAAATATGCAGGTGAAGGCAATAGAGAATTTGTCTTTTCAATAAAATACACTTATACAAGTGATTATGACGGAAATACAGATAGTAACCAATGGATGGTAATGTTTGGGATGAGAGAATTCTCATCTTATCCATACGGCCGTGGTTGGGGAGTTACTGTAAACTCAAAATTATGGAATGCTTACACTACAACAGATACAAGACGTACTGCAAGTATCATTGGAGTTGATGAAGAAAAAATACCATTTGATAAAAAAAATAGCCAAAGAGAATACACTGGATATTACAACAAAAAATATTCTCCAATGGTAAATAAAGACGGAGTAGATCTTCCAATTGCTATGGGAAGCCGTTTTTGGGATATAAGCCAATTTCAGGATTATGTGGTGTTAAGATACGCAGATGTTTTATTGATGGCTGCAGAACTAGGAAGTGGAAATGCGCAGAATTATTTTGATGAGGTTAGAAGAAGAGCTTACAAAGAGAATTTTGTTGCATTACCAGTAAATGCTGATAATATTTTGAACGAGAGACGTTTGGAGTTTGCTCTTGAAGGAGTAAGATACTATGATTTATTACGTCAGGGTATCGGAAAAGCTTCTTCTGCAATTGCAGAATCTACAACATTATTAAATGGTGGAGTTCCTACAACAAAAACAATTTCGGTAGGTAAAATTCAGGAAACAAAAGGACTGATGCAAATTCCGAATACTCAGATTACATTATCTGGAGGACTTTTGAAACAAAATGCTGGTTGGTAA
- a CDS encoding alpha-xylosidase, giving the protein MKKIQIASLSLFMGFGLLLAPKASAQIQNADVLNAPIDISKDFQNYLNTFYFADELASFDPATGKGTIKYLRYNYKTRQAFNNMMMKPDVEKANEFPTTEYEESPVLPFEIQFVSDRTIRIKTTSGPQFHPQKESLMLINGVAPNHPELWKYSKIEGGHKYTSKHGVVEILTKPWHVKIYDEKGKLLTSTLHDTDFKNTYTPTLPFSYVRRNSDYSRSMGAAFSLEPDEKIFGCGESFTQFNKRGQKVVLWTDDANGIQNETMYKPIPFYMSSRGYGVFMHHSTPITVDFGKYFSSANEMYIGDDEADLFFFIGEPKDVLDQYTDLTGKAAMPPLWSFGFWMSRITYFSEKEGRDVARDLRKYKIPTDVIHFDTGWFDVDWRNNYEFAKSRFPDATKMMSDLKKDGFEVCLWQLPYFTPKNTLFPEIMEKNLAVRDRKGNLPYEDAVLDFSNPETVTWYQAKLKKLFDQGVSVFKVDFGEAAPPDGIYHSGRTGFYEHNLYPLRYNKAVAEITQKEKGYTLIWARSTWAGSQRYPLHWGGDSETSNGAMSAELRGGLSLGLSGFSFWSHDVGGFATKSPENLYRRWAPFGMFTSHVRSHGEPPREPWLYSKDFLEGFRKADNMRYELMPYIYAQAKESSQKGLPMMRALFVEYPNDPGAWLVDNEYLFGSSMLVAPLFEEVTERDVYLPEGTWIDYQTKKVYQSGWHKIKAGEVPIVVLVKDGTALPHIALAQSTKDMDWSKLTLKVYASDKTTSATAKVFLPDGDAVQEIKVTKNGNNFDVTSNPFQGKTTLKTEWVK; this is encoded by the coding sequence ATGAAAAAAATACAGATAGCCTCATTATCTCTATTCATGGGTTTTGGATTATTGCTTGCGCCAAAAGCGTCAGCACAAATTCAGAACGCAGATGTGCTTAACGCTCCGATAGACATCAGCAAAGATTTTCAGAATTACCTGAACACCTTTTATTTTGCCGATGAATTAGCTTCTTTTGATCCTGCAACAGGAAAAGGAACGATTAAATATCTGAGATATAACTATAAAACACGTCAGGCTTTCAACAACATGATGATGAAACCAGATGTTGAAAAAGCAAACGAATTTCCAACAACAGAGTATGAAGAATCTCCTGTTTTGCCATTCGAAATCCAGTTTGTTTCAGACAGAACCATCAGAATCAAAACAACTTCAGGACCACAATTTCATCCTCAAAAAGAGTCTTTGATGCTGATAAATGGAGTTGCGCCCAATCATCCTGAATTATGGAAATATTCTAAAATAGAAGGCGGACACAAATACACCAGCAAACACGGAGTTGTAGAAATCTTGACAAAACCTTGGCACGTAAAAATCTACGATGAAAAAGGTAAATTGCTGACAAGTACGCTTCACGATACCGATTTTAAAAACACCTACACACCAACACTTCCGTTTTCGTATGTGCGCAGAAACAGCGATTACTCCAGAAGTATGGGAGCTGCTTTTAGCTTAGAACCGGACGAAAAAATATTTGGTTGTGGAGAATCTTTCACACAATTTAACAAACGCGGGCAAAAAGTTGTTTTATGGACGGATGACGCCAACGGAATCCAGAATGAAACCATGTACAAACCAATTCCGTTTTACATGAGCAGCCGTGGTTATGGCGTTTTCATGCACCATTCGACACCTATTACAGTTGACTTTGGAAAATATTTTTCAAGTGCTAACGAAATGTATATTGGAGACGATGAAGCCGATTTGTTTTTCTTTATCGGAGAACCCAAAGACGTTCTGGATCAATACACAGATTTAACCGGAAAAGCAGCAATGCCACCACTTTGGTCGTTTGGTTTCTGGATGAGCCGAATCACTTATTTTTCTGAAAAAGAAGGTCGTGACGTTGCAAGAGATTTACGCAAATATAAAATTCCAACAGATGTAATTCATTTTGATACTGGTTGGTTTGATGTAGATTGGAGAAACAATTACGAGTTTGCAAAATCTCGTTTCCCGGATGCTACAAAAATGATGTCGGATTTAAAGAAGGACGGTTTCGAGGTTTGTTTATGGCAATTGCCCTATTTCACACCAAAAAACACCTTATTTCCTGAAATCATGGAAAAAAACTTAGCCGTAAGAGACCGCAAAGGAAATCTTCCGTATGAAGATGCCGTTTTGGATTTCTCTAATCCTGAAACCGTAACCTGGTATCAGGCAAAATTGAAAAAATTATTCGATCAGGGCGTTTCGGTTTTCAAAGTAGATTTTGGAGAAGCAGCACCGCCGGACGGAATTTACCATTCAGGAAGAACAGGTTTTTACGAACACAATTTATACCCGTTACGATACAATAAGGCTGTAGCCGAAATTACCCAAAAAGAAAAAGGATATACTTTAATTTGGGCAAGAAGTACATGGGCAGGATCTCAGCGTTATCCGTTGCATTGGGGAGGAGATTCTGAAACCTCAAACGGAGCAATGTCGGCAGAATTACGCGGCGGACTTTCATTAGGATTAAGCGGATTCAGTTTCTGGAGTCATGACGTAGGAGGATTTGCTACAAAATCTCCGGAGAATTTATACAGAAGATGGGCACCTTTCGGGATGTTTACTTCGCACGTAAGAAGCCACGGCGAACCTCCGCGCGAACCTTGGTTGTACAGCAAAGATTTCCTTGAAGGATTTAGAAAAGCAGATAATATGCGTTACGAATTGATGCCATATATTTATGCTCAGGCAAAAGAAAGTTCTCAAAAAGGATTACCAATGATGCGTGCTTTATTTGTAGAATATCCAAATGATCCGGGAGCGTGGTTAGTAGACAACGAATATTTATTTGGTTCAAGCATGTTGGTTGCACCACTTTTTGAAGAAGTTACAGAAAGAGATGTTTACCTTCCCGAAGGAACCTGGATCGATTATCAAACTAAAAAAGTATACCAATCAGGCTGGCATAAAATCAAAGCCGGAGAAGTGCCAATTGTAGTTTTAGTAAAAGACGGAACAGCTTTGCCCCACATCGCTTTAGCACAATCTACAAAAGACATGGATTGGAGTAAATTAACGCTGAAAGTTTATGCAAGCGATAAAACAACTTCGGCGACAGCCAAAGTATTTTTACCGGACGGAGATGCAGTTCAAGAAATAAAAGTGACCAAAAACGGAAACAATTTCGACGTAACTTCAAACCCATTTCAAGGAAAAACGACTCTAAAAACAGAGTGGGTGAAATAA
- a CDS encoding glycoside hydrolase family 97 protein, with product MKNYLILPALILSVSMGYSQKNKNAYELASPNGQNKIKFELVKNAPKYAVSHGKTEVITPSDLGFLLKGNEDFSSNFEIKNVKNSTFDETWEQVWGEKKNIRNHYNQLVVELQQKSGNKRKLEIQFRAFDDGVAFRYVYPKQNVKDSIFIMDEKTTFNLKEDGKAWWIPANRENRDEYLFEEAPVSKLDTVLTPLTIESKSGLALSFHEANLIDYASTTLVNNVGTQLKTDLVPWSDGVKVRVKDTFTSSWRTIQIGEKPTDLITSYLILNLNEPNKLKNTDSYFKPYKYLGIWWGMHIGKYTFWESDKQGATTKHAEEYIDFTAKEGFHHLLIEGWNKGWTPGWYENRMHMFSFTKNADNFDLEKVVEYAKKKDIELIGYHETGSNLINYLQQVDEGFALYKKLGIHTVKIGHVGSKLNMKEMHFGQFGVNYFRYILEKAAQYDLAVLYHESIKDTGERRTFPNMVSREAARGQEYNAWSEGNPPNHLSIIPFTRLLSGPMDFTPGIFDVEVKQGYPGKRIQGTVGQQLAIYVTTYSPIQMLADLPENYEGKPALQFLKDVPTDWEDTKVLNGEIGQYITTVRKDRNSADWFLGSITNENARDLEISLSFLDKNATYEAQIYADAEGTDQKHNPEAVAISKKTVKASDSLKLHLGGAGGTAIRFKKL from the coding sequence ATGAAAAATTACCTCATTCTTCCCGCTTTAATCCTTTCAGTTTCGATGGGATACAGTCAGAAAAACAAAAATGCTTACGAATTGGCATCGCCAAACGGGCAAAACAAAATTAAATTTGAGTTAGTAAAAAACGCACCAAAATATGCTGTTTCACACGGAAAAACCGAAGTGATTACACCATCAGATTTAGGATTTTTACTAAAAGGAAATGAAGACTTTAGTTCTAATTTCGAAATCAAAAATGTAAAAAACTCAACCTTCGATGAAACCTGGGAACAAGTTTGGGGAGAAAAGAAAAACATAAGAAACCATTACAATCAGTTAGTAGTCGAGTTACAGCAAAAAAGCGGTAACAAACGTAAATTAGAAATTCAGTTTCGTGCTTTCGATGACGGAGTAGCATTTCGATATGTATATCCAAAACAAAATGTAAAAGACAGTATTTTCATTATGGATGAAAAAACGACTTTTAACCTGAAAGAAGATGGAAAAGCATGGTGGATTCCGGCAAACAGAGAAAACAGAGATGAATATTTGTTTGAAGAAGCACCGGTTAGTAAACTCGATACCGTTTTAACCCCGTTAACAATCGAAAGTAAAAGCGGATTAGCATTAAGTTTTCACGAAGCAAACCTTATTGATTATGCAAGTACAACTTTGGTAAACAATGTAGGAACACAACTAAAAACAGATCTTGTGCCTTGGTCAGATGGTGTAAAAGTTCGTGTAAAAGATACTTTCACATCTTCGTGGAGAACCATTCAGATTGGAGAAAAACCAACAGATTTAATTACATCTTATCTGATTTTAAACCTGAACGAACCAAATAAGCTAAAAAATACAGACAGTTATTTTAAACCTTATAAATATCTTGGAATTTGGTGGGGAATGCACATTGGAAAATATACTTTCTGGGAAAGCGACAAACAAGGTGCAACCACAAAACACGCCGAAGAATATATCGATTTTACCGCAAAAGAAGGATTTCATCATTTATTGATCGAAGGATGGAACAAAGGATGGACACCAGGTTGGTATGAAAACCGCATGCACATGTTTAGTTTTACCAAAAATGCAGACAATTTCGACTTAGAAAAAGTAGTAGAATATGCGAAGAAAAAAGATATCGAATTAATTGGATATCACGAAACAGGTTCGAACCTAATCAATTATTTACAACAAGTTGATGAAGGTTTTGCCTTATACAAAAAACTCGGAATTCATACGGTAAAAATTGGACACGTAGGTTCTAAATTAAACATGAAAGAAATGCACTTCGGGCAATTTGGAGTAAACTATTTCAGATATATTTTAGAAAAAGCAGCACAATACGATTTAGCTGTTCTATACCACGAATCAATAAAAGATACCGGAGAACGCAGAACTTTTCCCAACATGGTTTCGCGAGAAGCAGCGCGCGGACAAGAATATAACGCCTGGAGCGAAGGAAATCCGCCAAATCATTTAAGCATTATTCCGTTTACAAGATTACTTTCAGGACCAATGGATTTTACACCTGGAATTTTTGATGTTGAGGTAAAACAAGGATATCCAGGAAAAAGAATTCAGGGAACAGTGGGGCAGCAATTGGCGATTTATGTAACAACCTATTCGCCAATTCAAATGTTGGCCGACCTTCCTGAAAATTACGAAGGAAAACCAGCATTACAATTCTTGAAAGATGTACCAACAGACTGGGAAGACACAAAAGTGCTGAACGGAGAAATTGGTCAATACATTACAACAGTTCGTAAAGACAGAAACAGCGCCGATTGGTTTTTAGGAAGTATCACCAATGAAAATGCAAGAGATCTTGAAATTTCATTATCCTTCTTAGATAAAAATGCGACATACGAAGCACAAATTTATGCTGATGCCGAAGGAACAGATCAAAAACACAATCCGGAAGCAGTAGCAATTTCGAAGAAAACCGTTAAAGCTTCAGACTCACTAAAATTACATTTAGGCGGAGCAGGAGGAACAGCAATTAGATTTAAAAAATTATAG
- a CDS encoding glycoside hydrolase family 2 TIM barrel-domain containing protein yields MKNKRKYFNNGLPLLMLVGIILLGSCSKKEDAFANRKVSFNSDWSFHLNDSIIDKDTIGTSTKWRTLNVPHDWSIEGNFDEKSPAGYGGGALNGGLGWYKKTFKVAAADSSKVTSITFDGVYKDSEVWVNGRYLGKRPNGYIGFQYEISKYLNYGDKNNEIIVKVDNSKQPNSRWYSGSGIFRNVWIETTDKLHVAQWGTYVTTPKVTAEKASVNFETTIQNQNTASKKATVTTTIFKEDTKVTSVTQNITIAANGNQTIKQEAQVETPILWSVEKPELYTAVTQISVDDKIVDQYKTSFGIRDFKFDLDKGFILNGKQVKIKGVCLHHDLGPLGAAINTRAIERQLEIMKEMGVNGIRTSHNPPAPELLDLCDKMGFIVMDEAFDMWKQTKTKYDYGNDWDKWHKKDLIDQLLRDRNHPSIFVWSIGNEIPEQWNEKGVEIAKELAAITRQYDKTRPLTAAMNPPLNMNIDDVTLQFEKNNVQINPLAASGVLDLIGYNYAHQTYEHHQKNFPNTPFIATETTSGLQTRGYYDAVSDTIKKWPVSWDKKFEGGNPGNTVSAYDQVQTPWGSTHEATWKVIKKHDFLSGMYIWTGFDYIGEPTPYEWPSISSYFGIVDLAGFPKDVYYMYQSEWTDKTVLHIFPHWNWKAGQTVDVWAYYNKADEVELFLNGKSVGIRSKKGDDLHVMWRIPFQPGTLKAISRKDGKTVLETEIKTAGNPSNLKLTADRSTIKADGNDLSFVTVDILDARGTLAPNANNEINFSLKGNGKIVGVCSGDPVSHEPYKGTKHTALAGKCLVIVQSDTKTGRLELTAKANGLKPATIVITTE; encoded by the coding sequence ATGAAGAATAAAAGAAAATACTTCAATAATGGACTACCATTATTAATGCTAGTCGGAATTATCTTGTTGGGCTCTTGCAGCAAAAAAGAGGATGCTTTTGCAAACAGAAAAGTTTCTTTTAATTCAGATTGGAGTTTTCATTTAAATGATAGCATAATAGATAAAGATACCATTGGAACTTCTACCAAATGGCGAACCTTAAACGTTCCTCATGATTGGAGTATCGAAGGTAATTTTGATGAAAAAAGTCCTGCCGGATACGGAGGCGGAGCATTAAACGGAGGTTTAGGCTGGTATAAAAAAACATTCAAAGTTGCTGCTGCAGATAGTAGTAAAGTAACTTCAATTACTTTTGATGGCGTTTACAAAGACAGTGAAGTTTGGGTAAACGGACGTTATTTAGGAAAACGTCCAAACGGATATATTGGTTTTCAATATGAAATCTCGAAATACTTAAATTACGGAGATAAAAACAATGAAATTATTGTAAAGGTTGACAATTCAAAACAACCCAATTCACGCTGGTATTCAGGATCAGGAATTTTTAGAAATGTCTGGATCGAAACCACCGATAAACTACACGTTGCACAATGGGGAACTTATGTGACAACACCCAAAGTTACTGCAGAAAAAGCTTCTGTGAATTTTGAAACTACGATTCAAAACCAAAACACAGCTTCAAAAAAAGCAACAGTAACCACTACTATTTTTAAAGAAGATACAAAAGTAACATCGGTTACTCAAAATATAACGATTGCTGCTAATGGCAATCAAACCATCAAACAAGAAGCTCAGGTCGAAACACCAATTTTATGGTCGGTTGAAAAACCTGAATTGTATACAGCAGTTACCCAAATTTCGGTAGATGATAAAATTGTAGATCAATACAAAACCAGTTTCGGAATCAGGGATTTTAAATTTGATCTTGATAAAGGTTTTATTTTGAATGGAAAACAGGTAAAAATAAAAGGAGTTTGTTTACATCATGATTTAGGTCCGTTGGGTGCTGCGATTAATACGCGCGCTATCGAACGTCAATTGGAAATCATGAAAGAAATGGGCGTAAACGGAATCAGGACTTCTCATAATCCTCCCGCTCCGGAACTTTTAGATCTTTGCGATAAAATGGGTTTCATTGTCATGGATGAAGCTTTCGACATGTGGAAACAAACCAAAACCAAATACGACTACGGAAATGATTGGGATAAATGGCACAAGAAAGATTTAATCGATCAATTGCTGCGCGACCGTAATCATCCAAGTATTTTTGTTTGGAGTATTGGAAACGAAATTCCGGAACAATGGAATGAAAAAGGGGTTGAAATTGCCAAAGAATTAGCCGCAATAACACGCCAATACGATAAAACACGTCCGTTGACTGCAGCGATGAATCCGCCGTTAAATATGAATATCGATGACGTAACCTTACAATTCGAAAAAAATAACGTTCAAATCAATCCGCTTGCAGCATCTGGAGTTTTAGATTTAATTGGTTACAATTATGCGCATCAAACATACGAACATCATCAAAAAAACTTTCCAAATACACCTTTTATAGCAACAGAAACTACTTCGGGTTTACAGACAAGAGGTTATTATGATGCTGTTTCAGATACCATAAAAAAATGGCCGGTTAGTTGGGATAAAAAATTTGAAGGAGGAAATCCGGGAAATACCGTTTCAGCTTACGATCAGGTTCAGACACCTTGGGGTTCTACGCATGAAGCGACCTGGAAAGTGATTAAAAAACACGATTTCCTTTCAGGAATGTATATCTGGACCGGTTTCGATTATATCGGAGAACCAACACCGTATGAATGGCCGTCGATCAGTTCTTATTTCGGAATTGTTGATTTAGCCGGTTTCCCGAAAGATGTGTATTATATGTACCAAAGCGAATGGACAGACAAAACCGTGCTGCATATTTTCCCGCATTGGAACTGGAAAGCAGGACAAACTGTAGACGTTTGGGCATACTATAATAAAGCAGATGAGGTTGAACTTTTCCTTAACGGAAAATCAGTCGGCATCAGAAGTAAAAAAGGAGATGATTTACATGTAATGTGGAGAATTCCTTTTCAACCTGGAACACTAAAAGCCATTTCCCGTAAAGACGGAAAAACAGTTTTGGAAACCGAAATTAAAACAGCTGGAAATCCATCAAACCTAAAACTAACAGCAGACAGAAGTACAATCAAAGCCGATGGAAATGATCTGTCATTTGTAACCGTAGACATTCTCGATGCAAGAGGAACTTTGGCACCAAATGCCAATAACGAAATTAATTTCTCATTAAAAGGAAACGGAAAAATTGTTGGCGTTTGCAGCGGAGATCCGGTAAGTCACGAACCGTACAAAGGAACTAAACATACCGCTTTGGCAGGAAAATGTTTGGTCATTGTTCAGTCGGATACGAAAACAGGAAGACTGGAATTAACCGCTAAAGCAAATGGACTAAAACCGGCCACAATTGTAATTACAACAGAATAA